From Fibrobacter sp. UWR2, the proteins below share one genomic window:
- a CDS encoding OmpA family protein yields MKKILSTLLILASILHAQIGIGRNLEGVRVPTANTLEQGFLFISGSYETINDGHALAMNGYSPAGTDSIYELDKNTPSSGGAISFAFGVTDNFEFGASLPLYYEGEIEGTDLDGFGIGDFLAYLKYSYPIPTTPVNVGFLIEAAAPTGAKGIGFRPRHQWYIYEDEDSYAFTAGKWALLFEGLLSVNINDILYWNSYMGYLHVTNSDNHSLLWGSGFELFPKKIVSGVIEVTAETQLFRDKFARSIMNDVFRVTPAVKIHLPNMLNLMLGMDVGFDFVRDMNLGNSIEVHRRHDGRSLEYNIRGTPEFSMVLAITKTIDFSHKDSDNDGVIDREDLCPNTELGVAVNTRGCPVDLDLDGVMNFFDDCPGTPRGVGVDYRGCPIDSDNDSVPDYIDICPNTPVGTAVDSVGCIRDSDNDGVDDNRDRCPNSLSRDKVDEFGCPLDDDHDGVLNERDSCPETPRGYPVDIHGCPLDFDKDGVPDEIDMCPNSHEGEIVDDDGCPADNDHDGVPDSKDECHDTPVGFPVDQNGCPSDHDHDSIPDATDKCPNTPARAPVDSLGCPIDTDGDGILDYLDKCPGTFQNVLVGNNGCPLKPRNNLNSLATRIKFKNNSDVLLNSSYTSLNDVIYLMRKNIFILEIQCSSPSGQEVSEKQAQAIADYLVEKGIDEKRIKAKGYGTKLPQGEQFKHWNSSGVRLIPYIEETAEEQE; encoded by the coding sequence ATGAAAAAAATCCTCTCTACACTGCTTATTTTAGCCTCAATCCTCCATGCCCAGATAGGCATCGGCAGGAACTTGGAAGGCGTGCGCGTTCCGACGGCGAACACGCTCGAGCAGGGCTTTCTGTTTATTTCGGGCAGCTACGAGACGATAAACGACGGCCACGCGCTCGCCATGAACGGCTATTCGCCGGCCGGAACAGACTCCATATACGAACTGGACAAGAACACCCCCTCCTCGGGAGGCGCTATCTCGTTCGCCTTCGGCGTTACAGACAACTTTGAATTCGGCGCAAGCTTGCCACTCTACTACGAGGGCGAAATCGAGGGGACCGACCTCGACGGCTTCGGCATCGGAGACTTCCTGGCCTACCTCAAGTATTCCTACCCCATTCCCACTACACCGGTGAACGTCGGTTTCCTTATCGAGGCGGCCGCTCCTACAGGTGCCAAGGGAATCGGTTTCCGCCCCAGGCACCAGTGGTATATCTACGAGGACGAGGATTCCTACGCCTTTACGGCGGGCAAGTGGGCGCTCCTCTTCGAAGGTCTCCTCTCGGTCAACATCAACGACATCCTCTACTGGAACTCGTACATGGGCTACCTGCATGTAACGAACTCCGATAACCATTCCTTGCTGTGGGGTTCGGGCTTCGAGCTGTTCCCCAAGAAGATTGTATCGGGTGTCATCGAGGTGACTGCAGAAACGCAACTGTTCCGCGACAAGTTTGCCCGTTCCATCATGAACGATGTATTCCGCGTAACGCCCGCGGTAAAGATCCACCTGCCCAACATGCTCAACCTGATGCTCGGCATGGATGTCGGTTTCGACTTCGTACGCGACATGAATCTGGGTAACAGCATCGAGGTCCACCGCAGGCACGATGGCCGCAGCCTCGAATACAATATCCGTGGCACGCCAGAATTCTCGATGGTCCTCGCCATTACGAAAACAATTGATTTCAGCCACAAGGACAGCGACAACGACGGCGTCATTGACCGCGAGGACCTGTGCCCCAACACCGAACTCGGGGTCGCAGTCAACACCAGGGGTTGCCCTGTCGACCTTGACCTCGACGGAGTCATGAACTTCTTTGACGACTGCCCGGGAACCCCGCGCGGAGTCGGCGTCGACTACCGTGGCTGCCCTATCGATTCCGACAACGACAGCGTCCCCGACTACATCGATATTTGCCCGAACACACCGGTTGGGACGGCCGTCGACAGTGTGGGCTGCATACGCGATAGCGACAACGACGGCGTAGACGACAACCGCGACAGGTGCCCCAACTCCCTTTCGCGCGACAAAGTCGACGAATTCGGCTGCCCCCTCGACGACGACCACGATGGCGTCCTGAACGAACGCGACTCGTGCCCCGAGACCCCACGCGGATACCCCGTCGACATACACGGCTGCCCGCTCGATTTCGACAAGGACGGCGTCCCCGACGAAATCGACATGTGCCCCAACAGCCATGAGGGCGAAATTGTCGACGACGACGGTTGCCCTGCCGACAATGACCACGATGGTGTTCCCGACAGCAAGGACGAGTGCCACGACACGCCTGTCGGATTCCCGGTAGACCAGAACGGATGCCCGTCTGACCACGACCACGACAGCATTCCCGATGCAACGGACAAGTGCCCGAACACTCCCGCACGTGCTCCTGTCGACTCTCTCGGGTGCCCCATAGACACCGACGGTGACGGAATTCTAGACTATCTCGACAAGTGCCCGGGAACATTCCAGAACGTCCTTGTCGGTAACAACGGCTGTCCTCTGAAACCCAGGAACAACCTGAACTCGCTTGCTACGCGTATCAAGTTCAAGAATAATTCCGATGTCCTGCTGAATTCGAGCTACACGTCGCTAAACGACGTCATCTACCTCATGCGCAAGAACATCTTTATCCTCGAAATCCAGTGCAGTTCCCCCAGCGGGCAGGAAGTCTCCGAGAAGCAGGCCCAGGCCATCGCCGACTACCTGGTTGAGAAAGGAATCGACGAGAAGCGCATCAAGGCCAAGGGGTATGGAACGAAGCTCCCGCAGGGCGAACAGTTCAAGCACTGGAATTCGAGCGGAGTGCGCCTGATTCCCTACATTGAAGAAACAGCCGAAGAACAAGAATGA
- a CDS encoding MotA/TolQ/ExbB proton channel family protein, giving the protein MKREMWNMKRVLPSFALIASLALFAPAVHAQQASDIDAVKKRAELNSAKADLEEARKKRDMAVAARWKDRETANQEREMFNEKYQESKEKVDALMSERARLFEDVRVAREDLAQVKLQAEKARAEYLSLAAGPERLETLAKFQEQGVPFKVAERVEIQNKVKKEMSLYRDDPLRIAKGVLDAARAEMAFTRESNVEKADLMFGSAVAQGDRMRLGGLYAMQMASTVDINGLHPAALMLPVAGEKKRVYSWQENLTPETKKNIAKVYANVNDSAFVMVPVDVLLSTELSSELANHTETTWKDDFKQFFKNGGILMYPIATLFGLGLLIFLIKFVWIMVASFGGLSARRALKALEKGDVETARVQSAKSHGKVGKVLRTVLGKDYPGRAPAEKALEELFSAEVPKIESGLTWVSVFASTAPLLGLLGTVMGMIELFDVITMHGTSDPKLLAGGISIALVTTEAGLMVAIPLQLLHTFLVNRCDALRSRMEKAGLAVLNALWIKEK; this is encoded by the coding sequence ATGAAGCGTGAAATGTGGAATATGAAACGGGTTCTTCCGTCCTTTGCCTTGATTGCCTCTCTTGCCTTATTCGCTCCCGCAGTCCATGCGCAGCAGGCTTCCGACATCGATGCGGTGAAGAAGCGCGCCGAACTCAATAGCGCGAAGGCCGACCTGGAAGAGGCCCGCAAAAAACGTGACATGGCGGTAGCCGCCCGCTGGAAGGACCGCGAGACGGCGAACCAGGAACGCGAGATGTTCAACGAGAAGTACCAGGAGAGCAAGGAAAAGGTCGATGCGTTGATGTCGGAACGTGCCCGCCTGTTCGAGGATGTGCGCGTTGCCCGCGAAGACCTGGCACAGGTGAAACTCCAGGCCGAAAAGGCTCGTGCTGAGTACTTGTCCCTTGCTGCTGGCCCCGAGCGCCTCGAGACGCTTGCAAAGTTCCAGGAACAGGGTGTACCGTTCAAGGTTGCTGAACGCGTAGAGATCCAGAACAAGGTGAAGAAGGAAATGTCGCTCTACCGCGACGACCCGCTGCGCATTGCGAAGGGCGTGCTCGATGCGGCGCGTGCCGAGATGGCGTTTACCCGTGAGTCGAATGTCGAGAAGGCCGACCTGATGTTCGGTTCTGCCGTTGCGCAGGGCGACCGCATGCGCCTGGGTGGCCTCTATGCCATGCAGATGGCGAGCACCGTCGATATCAACGGGCTCCACCCGGCGGCGTTGATGCTCCCTGTTGCAGGCGAAAAGAAGCGCGTGTACAGTTGGCAGGAAAACCTGACTCCCGAGACGAAGAAGAATATTGCGAAAGTATATGCGAACGTGAACGATTCCGCGTTCGTGATGGTGCCGGTGGACGTGCTCCTGAGTACGGAACTTTCGAGCGAACTGGCGAACCATACGGAAACCACCTGGAAGGACGACTTCAAGCAGTTCTTCAAGAATGGCGGTATCCTGATGTACCCGATTGCGACATTGTTCGGGCTCGGGCTCCTGATATTCCTCATCAAGTTCGTATGGATCATGGTGGCTAGTTTCGGCGGGCTTTCGGCGCGGCGCGCGCTGAAGGCACTCGAGAAGGGCGACGTGGAGACAGCGCGCGTACAGTCCGCAAAGTCCCACGGCAAGGTAGGGAAGGTGTTGCGGACTGTACTGGGTAAGGATTACCCGGGCCGCGCCCCTGCAGAAAAGGCCCTGGAAGAACTCTTCTCTGCCGAAGTCCCGAAGATTGAATCTGGCCTTACCTGGGTCTCCGTGTTTGCTTCTACCGCACCGCTCTTGGGCCTCCTGGGTACGGTGATGGGTATGATTGAACTCTTCGACGTCATCACGATGCACGGCACCAGCGACCCGAAACTCCTTGCGGGCGGCATTTCCATTGCCCTCGTGACTACGGAAGCGGGCCTTATGGTGGCTATCCCGCTGCAGCTGTTGCACACGTTCCTCGTGAACCGTTGCGATGCATTGCGCAGCCGTATGGAAAAGGCCGGGCTTGCCGTGCTCAATGCCCTCTGGATAAAGGAAAAGTAG
- a CDS encoding DUF3450 family protein yields the protein MKFSFTNLLLCVGLSAVLCSAQETVESVRRQIKAVEAETSREKSMHDAEKKRHAEFVEVGRKKVQALASQNKTLKAEIDSLKAELSHISEVRQKTMGTVRWYESRKVKYNESFAKVIDSLVPVFESDFPYRNEETVKSVKEIADQLHKGVIEADDALNRTLEVFYDRIRLGYTTEVWKGFLQVDARSVPGTYLRYGAVASIFVSNDGNDVLWLARTADGGYTWKNVSDDLAMRTVLKDVMKVAEGKTAPRLVTIPVAFPKEAE from the coding sequence ATGAAATTTTCCTTCACGAACTTACTTTTATGTGTAGGGCTTTCTGCAGTCCTGTGCAGTGCGCAGGAAACTGTCGAAAGCGTCCGACGTCAGATCAAAGCGGTAGAGGCCGAGACCAGCCGAGAAAAGAGCATGCATGATGCGGAAAAGAAACGTCATGCGGAATTTGTCGAGGTCGGCCGCAAGAAGGTGCAGGCCCTCGCTTCGCAGAACAAGACACTCAAGGCCGAAATCGATTCCCTCAAGGCGGAACTTTCGCACATTTCCGAAGTGCGCCAGAAGACGATGGGCACAGTGCGCTGGTACGAAAGCCGCAAGGTAAAGTACAACGAGTCCTTCGCGAAGGTCATCGATTCGCTGGTGCCTGTTTTCGAGTCGGACTTCCCTTACCGGAACGAGGAAACCGTAAAGAGCGTAAAGGAGATTGCCGACCAGCTCCACAAGGGCGTCATCGAGGCTGACGATGCCCTGAACCGCACGCTCGAAGTCTTTTATGACCGCATAAGGCTTGGTTATACGACCGAGGTGTGGAAGGGATTTTTGCAGGTGGATGCGCGCAGCGTGCCTGGAACATACCTGCGTTACGGTGCTGTGGCCTCGATATTCGTGAGCAACGACGGCAACGACGTGCTCTGGCTTGCCCGTACCGCCGATGGCGGATACACCTGGAAGAATGTGTCCGATGACCTCGCGATGCGTACGGTACTGAAGGACGTGATGAAGGTTGCCGAAGGGAAAACGGCGCCGAGACTCGTGACCATTCCGGTCGCCTTCCCGAAGGAGGCCGAATAA
- a CDS encoding energy transducer TonB, with amino-acid sequence MLDFLAKYFRFPAAFVLSFIVSAVFFLAIPVLNALLFDKGVKTEKELDTVTEVEVLVSEKKPEVKQKVIRTIVNPNPFKITSNMGVSRSQNFQMDLSLARGAAGDGVAVGTGSMENVVYEAGEVDEQAQVLKEVQPTFPARAKKLGVSGYVKVMIVIDVYGDVAQASVMSLDPPGYGFENEALKAVRQWKFSPAHLGGYPVAQKATKEFRFVK; translated from the coding sequence GTGCTCGATTTTCTCGCTAAATATTTCCGGTTCCCGGCGGCATTCGTGCTCTCGTTTATCGTGAGCGCGGTGTTCTTCCTTGCGATTCCGGTGCTGAACGCCCTACTTTTCGACAAGGGCGTAAAGACGGAAAAGGAACTCGATACCGTAACGGAAGTAGAAGTACTCGTGAGCGAGAAGAAGCCCGAGGTAAAGCAGAAGGTGATTCGCACCATCGTGAACCCGAACCCGTTCAAGATTACCTCGAATATGGGTGTATCCCGTAGCCAGAATTTCCAGATGGACCTTTCGCTTGCTCGCGGTGCGGCAGGCGATGGCGTTGCCGTAGGTACGGGCTCGATGGAGAACGTGGTTTACGAAGCGGGCGAGGTGGACGAACAGGCACAGGTTCTTAAGGAAGTCCAGCCGACATTCCCCGCACGAGCTAAGAAACTCGGTGTTTCGGGCTACGTGAAGGTAATGATCGTTATCGACGTATATGGCGACGTGGCGCAGGCAAGCGTAATGAGCCTCGACCCTCCGGGCTACGGTTTCGAGAACGAGGCCCTGAAGGCTGTAAGGCAGTGGAAGTTCAGTCCCGCGCACTTGGGCGGATATCCCGTGGCACAGAAGGCCACAAAGGAGTTCCGCTTTGTTAAGTAG
- a CDS encoding ankyrin repeat domain-containing protein produces the protein MKKTLLGICGLGLALSLVACGDDVNFKDPASVQKFLAKSDPQGVRKALETKHIALNANNFINYAFNSDTLMMTVFLKAAFEIDAAADNGNNAVAIAANKGNVMVLNYLFDHGAKANVKNSLGEPVLDNAVMMGNTDVVKILIDQLKKEGADPASLGTGVLIAAKTGKVDMLQVLADAGAPLDNRGPDGYLPIHWTVKSGNYDAMMFLIEKGVDVNAKCGQGYSVLDWATNEGYTRLIKALKKAGAKNTPQYFKDSKK, from the coding sequence ATGAAGAAAACACTTCTCGGAATTTGTGGCCTCGGTCTCGCCTTATCCCTAGTCGCCTGTGGCGATGATGTCAATTTTAAGGATCCTGCCTCCGTGCAGAAGTTCCTTGCCAAGAGCGATCCGCAGGGAGTTCGCAAGGCTCTCGAAACCAAGCATATTGCTCTTAACGCCAATAACTTCATTAACTATGCCTTCAACAGCGATACCCTCATGATGACCGTGTTCCTGAAGGCCGCTTTCGAAATTGATGCCGCTGCCGATAATGGCAACAACGCTGTCGCCATTGCCGCGAACAAGGGTAACGTGATGGTGCTGAACTACCTCTTCGACCATGGTGCCAAGGCCAACGTCAAGAACAGCCTCGGCGAACCCGTTCTCGACAACGCCGTGATGATGGGCAATACCGACGTGGTGAAGATTCTCATCGACCAGCTCAAGAAGGAAGGCGCTGATCCGGCTTCTCTCGGTACAGGCGTGCTTATCGCTGCCAAGACGGGCAAGGTTGACATGCTCCAGGTTCTCGCCGACGCCGGCGCTCCGCTCGACAACCGCGGCCCGGACGGTTACCTCCCGATTCACTGGACGGTCAAGTCTGGCAACTACGACGCCATGATGTTCCTCATCGAGAAGGGTGTCGACGTGAATGCCAAGTGCGGCCAGGGCTACTCCGTGCTCGACTGGGCCACCAACGAAGGCTACACCCGCCTGATCAAGGCCCTGAAGAAGGCTGGCGCCAAGAACACTCCGCAGTACTTCAAGGATTCCAAGAAGTAA
- a CDS encoding biopolymer transporter ExbD, giving the protein MSFIRKRTRDAGGIDVSPMLDMVFILLIFFIVTSTFTRETGVDVTKPKASSAKELAKESILIGVTRQGTIHINETQVNLSTLNTVLRQMMAEAPDRPVIIVSDRDAPNGVVVDILDECNLAKVRKVSISANKEE; this is encoded by the coding sequence ATGAGTTTTATACGTAAAAGGACACGCGATGCGGGCGGAATAGATGTTTCGCCGATGCTCGACATGGTGTTCATCCTGCTCATCTTCTTTATCGTGACATCGACGTTCACGCGCGAGACGGGTGTGGACGTGACGAAGCCGAAGGCAAGTTCCGCGAAGGAACTCGCGAAGGAAAGCATATTGATAGGCGTGACGCGCCAGGGTACGATACACATCAACGAGACCCAGGTGAACCTTTCGACCTTGAATACGGTGTTACGCCAGATGATGGCGGAAGCTCCAGATAGGCCCGTGATTATCGTGAGCGACCGCGATGCCCCCAATGGCGTGGTGGTCGATATCCTTGACGAATGCAACCTGGCAAAAGTCCGCAAGGTTTCCATTTCCGCAAATAAAGAGGAGTAG
- a CDS encoding MotA/TolQ/ExbB proton channel family protein, which produces MITGVDQNSLFEAAMNILLRGGWVLAPIFLLGWFGWFLMLERYGYYFMLKGRSVSAFWKNLQRKGESVAFNSLGKRPYGYFYALASDVRQYRGLGPVAVRNAMEATRHRISVNLSKSLKTISTCAALAPMMGLLGTVSGMVHTFETIQQFGFGNPVLLADGISEALLTTQAGLLVAFPLMLAYNYLSSCVEKVEDSAWSEALKYESYVFENGAAEPADSIAERSAEEDK; this is translated from the coding sequence TTGATTACGGGCGTTGATCAGAATTCGCTTTTCGAAGCGGCCATGAACATCCTCCTCAGGGGAGGGTGGGTGCTTGCGCCTATCTTCTTGCTCGGGTGGTTTGGCTGGTTCCTGATGCTCGAACGCTACGGCTACTACTTCATGCTCAAGGGCCGGTCCGTTTCTGCATTCTGGAAGAACCTGCAGAGGAAGGGCGAGTCCGTTGCGTTCAATTCGCTCGGCAAGCGCCCCTACGGGTATTTCTATGCGCTGGCAAGTGACGTGCGGCAGTATCGCGGGCTGGGCCCCGTTGCTGTGCGCAATGCGATGGAGGCTACGCGCCACCGCATATCCGTGAACCTTTCCAAGTCGCTCAAGACCATTTCTACATGCGCCGCACTTGCGCCCATGATGGGCCTCTTGGGTACGGTCTCGGGCATGGTGCATACCTTCGAGACCATACAGCAGTTCGGCTTCGGGAACCCGGTGCTCCTTGCCGACGGCATCTCGGAAGCACTCCTGACGACGCAAGCGGGCTTGCTTGTGGCTTTTCCGCTGATGCTTGCCTACAACTACCTCTCCAGTTGCGTAGAGAAGGTTGAGGACAGCGCCTGGAGCGAGGCGTTGAAATACGAATCGTATGTTTTTGAAAATGGCGCGGCAGAACCGGCCGATTCCATCGCGGAGCGTTCCGCGGAGGAGGATAAATGA
- a CDS encoding LysM peptidoglycan-binding domain-containing protein encodes MIRWFRLAGISIALLATSVLLACAPKQAASGIADVQVAEPPVSDTVSFAEWSLRFKVSDSLSIRPSWENYQYALQAMDNQEWNAARRYLQRSLRNLVTEHFDSTYANVSPKEDSLYRLKMSVLIIRAFDEVYPNEVINPDEGPLDGIYQDESVLADSAALTSIEDQLDSMDVADFTLPVKFNERVMQEIFYLTTKAKSFTEGSLSRKTAYDSMVYAKLAEHNMPRDLIFLSLVESGFKVKAYSRAKASGLWQFIPETGKRYGLSVDYWVDMRRNPELATEAALNYLSYLYSEFGDWLLAMAAYNCGEGRIRREIREWKADPTHDTTLPVSYWDLELPKETMHYVPRILAAMVIGHYPDQYDMNVKQTFRPQFDTVTVFDSFPLEEVAKLLKVPEDTLRTLNMELVMWCTPPNTDSYLLRLPVGTRSAFVEGYDRMQKNNFSSWHHHKVKKGENLGAIARQYGITVTELRQANDLKNDKLRQGKTLLIPIKVTPRKSSGKKPMKVRTYVVELGDNLASVARQFGVSQESLRLWNSLDAAAVIKRGDTLYVSKPEMRPSGESRKIELKKGERYVVGEGDTYANIAQALEIPVALLMQANGGFVKRLSIGDSLVVPAYTPPKKPKYVAADKNAAGKGANAKKADAKKDDKKPVLKGNTYVVESGDNLYYISKKFSCTVEDLMKWNNLSNANIHPGDTLVVRGGATKATAGTASTAKSGEFITYTVKQGDSLFDIAKSYKTTIDSIVKWNNLADTKIKAGDKLKIKKP; translated from the coding sequence GTGATCCGCTGGTTTAGGCTTGCGGGCATATCAATTGCCCTCTTGGCTACATCCGTGCTGCTGGCCTGTGCTCCAAAGCAGGCTGCATCCGGTATTGCCGATGTGCAGGTGGCTGAGCCGCCTGTGAGCGATACGGTTTCCTTTGCGGAATGGTCCCTCCGGTTCAAGGTCTCCGATTCGCTATCCATCCGCCCGTCGTGGGAAAACTACCAGTATGCATTGCAGGCGATGGACAACCAGGAATGGAACGCCGCTAGGCGCTACCTCCAGAGGTCGCTGCGCAATCTCGTTACCGAACATTTTGATTCTACCTACGCAAACGTGAGCCCGAAGGAGGATTCCCTCTACAGGCTCAAGATGTCTGTCCTTATTATACGCGCGTTCGACGAAGTCTACCCCAACGAGGTGATTAATCCCGACGAGGGCCCGCTGGACGGTATATACCAGGATGAGAGCGTGCTCGCCGACAGCGCGGCGCTGACGAGCATCGAGGACCAGCTCGATTCCATGGATGTTGCCGATTTCACCCTGCCTGTGAAGTTCAACGAGCGCGTGATGCAGGAAATATTCTACCTCACCACCAAGGCGAAGAGCTTTACCGAGGGCTCCCTCAGTCGCAAGACGGCCTATGACTCGATGGTTTATGCGAAGCTCGCCGAGCACAACATGCCGCGCGACCTTATCTTTCTTTCGCTGGTGGAATCCGGCTTCAAGGTGAAGGCCTACAGCCGTGCGAAGGCTTCGGGCCTGTGGCAGTTTATCCCGGAGACCGGCAAGCGCTATGGCCTGAGCGTCGACTACTGGGTGGACATGCGCCGTAACCCGGAACTGGCTACCGAGGCTGCCCTCAATTACCTTTCGTACCTGTATAGCGAGTTTGGCGACTGGCTCCTCGCGATGGCCGCCTATAACTGCGGTGAAGGCCGAATCCGTCGCGAAATCCGTGAATGGAAGGCCGACCCGACCCACGACACGACTCTTCCCGTATCTTACTGGGACCTGGAACTCCCGAAAGAGACCATGCACTACGTGCCGCGTATCCTTGCGGCAATGGTCATCGGACATTACCCCGACCAGTACGACATGAACGTGAAGCAGACTTTCCGCCCTCAATTCGATACGGTCACCGTGTTCGACTCGTTCCCGCTCGAAGAGGTTGCGAAACTCCTGAAGGTCCCCGAGGATACCCTCCGTACCCTGAACATGGAACTCGTGATGTGGTGTACGCCCCCAAATACGGATTCATACCTGCTCAGGCTTCCTGTCGGAACCCGTTCGGCATTTGTCGAGGGCTATGACAGGATGCAGAAGAACAACTTCTCGAGCTGGCACCACCACAAGGTCAAGAAAGGCGAGAACCTCGGTGCCATTGCCCGCCAGTACGGTATCACGGTCACGGAACTCCGCCAGGCGAATGACCTGAAGAACGATAAACTGCGCCAGGGCAAGACCCTGCTTATTCCGATCAAGGTCACGCCGCGCAAGTCCTCGGGCAAGAAGCCCATGAAGGTCCGCACCTACGTGGTGGAACTTGGTGATAACCTCGCGTCTGTTGCCCGCCAGTTCGGTGTTTCGCAGGAATCCTTGCGCCTATGGAATTCCCTCGATGCCGCAGCGGTCATCAAGCGCGGCGATACGCTGTACGTCTCGAAACCCGAAATGCGCCCCTCGGGAGAATCCAGGAAGATTGAACTCAAGAAGGGCGAACGCTACGTGGTAGGCGAGGGCGATACCTACGCCAATATAGCCCAGGCACTGGAAATCCCGGTTGCACTCCTGATGCAGGCGAATGGAGGATTCGTGAAGCGCCTTTCTATTGGCGATTCGCTGGTCGTGCCTGCCTACACACCGCCCAAGAAGCCGAAATATGTAGCTGCAGACAAGAATGCCGCGGGCAAGGGTGCAAATGCCAAGAAGGCCGACGCCAAGAAAGACGACAAGAAGCCTGTGCTCAAGGGCAATACCTACGTGGTGGAATCGGGCGACAACTTGTACTACATCTCGAAGAAGTTCTCCTGCACGGTCGAAGACCTGATGAAGTGGAACAACCTCTCCAACGCGAATATCCATCCGGGCGATACGCTCGTTGTGCGTGGCGGAGCGACGAAGGCCACTGCGGGTACCGCCAGTACGGCCAAGTCGGGCGAGTTTATCACCTACACGGTGAAGCAGGGCGATTCCCTGTTCGATATCGCCAAGAGCTACAAGACGACAATCGACAGCATCGTCAAGTGGAACAACCTGGCCGATACCAAGATAAAGGCCGGCGACAAGCTGAAGATCAAGAAACCCTAA
- a CDS encoding lipopolysaccharide assembly protein LapB, with protein sequence MLSRFLCLLLLAVPIFAAEDYFFKANELYDQGKFKEAVPLYRAAIDEGRYEPFAWFNLGNALVQLDRKQVAMVAYRRTVELLPNFEKAWMLLGDLYYLADSPGDAIAAYKRAIELGVESDHVHFALAECYLKGRDWTLAQKNFERALQLNPDRMDAWYGLAEVYEKLGDYEYAIKTLQNALQMTATAGADVHFTLAYYYRSMDSTRQSLNEMENGLLMDPENVSARRYLAQMYVQNNSPWMAIFTLEEGLRHNKGKGDLNLDLGQIYFNQKRYDEAFECYMKAWLAGSSQGRIGAENVGHVFSNAGDTEKAESLYKRIREKK encoded by the coding sequence TTGTTAAGTAGGTTTCTGTGTTTGTTGTTGCTTGCCGTGCCGATTTTCGCGGCGGAGGATTATTTCTTCAAGGCGAATGAACTTTACGACCAAGGAAAGTTCAAGGAAGCGGTACCGCTTTACCGTGCGGCGATTGACGAGGGCCGTTACGAGCCCTTCGCGTGGTTTAATCTAGGCAATGCGCTGGTGCAGCTCGACCGCAAGCAGGTCGCGATGGTGGCCTACAGGCGCACCGTGGAACTCCTGCCGAATTTCGAGAAGGCTTGGATGCTGCTGGGCGACCTCTACTACCTCGCAGATTCTCCGGGCGATGCGATTGCGGCCTACAAGCGTGCCATTGAACTCGGGGTGGAATCTGACCACGTGCACTTCGCGCTTGCGGAATGTTACCTGAAGGGCCGAGACTGGACGCTTGCGCAGAAGAACTTCGAACGCGCCTTGCAGCTGAACCCTGACCGCATGGATGCCTGGTACGGGCTTGCCGAAGTCTACGAAAAACTGGGCGATTACGAATACGCCATCAAGACCTTGCAGAACGCACTCCAGATGACGGCTACCGCGGGTGCCGACGTCCACTTTACGCTCGCGTATTACTACCGCAGCATGGATTCCACGCGGCAGTCCCTGAACGAAATGGAGAACGGCCTGCTGATGGACCCGGAAAACGTTTCCGCCCGCCGTTACCTTGCGCAGATGTACGTGCAGAACAATTCCCCGTGGATGGCGATTTTTACGCTGGAAGAAGGCCTGCGGCACAACAAGGGCAAGGGCGACCTCAATTTGGATTTGGGGCAGATTTACTTTAACCAGAAGCGCTATGATGAAGCGTTCGAATGCTACATGAAGGCCTGGCTTGCAGGCAGTTCGCAGGGCCGCATCGGTGCCGAGAATGTGGGCCACGTGTTCTCCAACGCGGGCGATACCGAGAAGGCAGAAAGTCTGTACAAGCGAATCCGCGAGAAAAAGTAA